One part of the Andrena cerasifolii isolate SP2316 unplaced genomic scaffold, iyAndCera1_principal scaffold1032, whole genome shotgun sequence genome encodes these proteins:
- the LOC143378200 gene encoding putative RNA-binding protein EEED8.10 encodes MASSSQWQQNSAERRLFVSRLSPYTKKEKLLEVFRPYGVEHAVVMRKTTGNCAFLTFATLDGTRKALAAADVGIICHKRKLRVLMADSWHSSKLIPPRPDVTPFPGIDLSDKIPLPTECIAKIASYLPFADRGRLEMVSRRWRQGSLASYHHMRHIDLNNWCWPNAWEGKLITTNSFHWLMMRVGACLKSIGISEESLAKNLKPQVMAIAIKNCPGLESLDLTAVTIRPSALREMEPPAPRLTCLKLGKCDGPVDPGLFNVLESARHLRSFCALGTDITGRSLLAITKDLQQLTLHDCIILKPEILSKMLQELTSLEYLDISKCDGLIDHTILQVLIDNINLHATLTIIKFHFCSFKESVPEIEMEEDNEAAERGEFVELELGPVEMAVSFPCRYKNVTSLSLTFCGWVASGLVSEIALHMQDVTSLNISGCTNIKGEFTLEPLRQMQKLRILSANNMHPSVGGWFLQFLKGLVEVHCRENQGISDEDICGMLRQCPEIAIVDVERCQNIGKPVLTCAYEVVTRAHRTEPIHLYIGGLHCDNVQTLWDFPSPMQPEHIRP; translated from the exons ATGGCATCGTCCAGTCAGTGGCAACAAAACTCCGCGGAACGGCGATTGTTTGTCAGCCGTTTGTCTCCATATACAAAAAAGGAGAAGCTGCTCGAGGTATTTCGCCCTTATGGTGTCGAGCATGCGGTGGTAATGAGGAAAACAACGGGAAACTGCGCATTCCTAACGTTCGCAACTCTGGACGGAACAAGGAAGGCCTTGGCTGCGGCGGACGTCGGAATAATATGCCACAAAAGGAAATTGAGGGTGCTGATGGCCGATTCATGGCACAGCTCAAAGTTAATTCCCCCACGACCCGATGTGACTCCATTTCCGGGAATTGACTTAAGCGACAAAATTCCCCTACCAACGGAATGTATTGCAAAAATTGCCAGCTATTTGCCATTCGCAGATCGGGGTCGCTTGGAAATGGTTTCCCGACGATGGCGCCAAGGTAGCCTTGCCTCCTATCACCATATGCGTCATATTGACCTCAACAACTGGTGTTGGCCGAACGCGTGGGAAGGGAAATTGATAACAACTAATTCCTTCCACTGGTTGATGATGAGGGTGGGCGCTTGTCTGAAGAGTATAGGTATAAGTGAAGAAAGCTTGGCTAAAAATTTGAAACCACAGGTAATGGCTATTGCGATTAAAAACTGTCCTGGTTTGGAGTCTTTGGACTTAACCGCGGTAACTATAAGACCGTCGGCATTGAGGGAAATGGAACCTCCAGCACCACGACTGACCTGCCTTAAACTAGGGAAATGCGACGGACCAGTGGACCCAGGGCTGTTCAATGTGCTGGAATCTGCCAGACACTTGAGATCGTTCTGCGCACTGGGGACAGATATTACCGGTAGATCCTTGTTAGCCATAACCAAAGATCTCCAACAGCTTACTCTCCACgactgtataatattaaaacctGAAATCTTATCGAAAATGCTTCAGGAATTAACGAGCCTGGAGTATCTAGACATAAGCAAATGCGATGGCCTAATAGATCACACCATTCTACAAGTGTTAATTGACAATATTAACCTCCACGCCACTTTAACAATAATCAAGTTTCATTTTTGCTCCTTTAAAGAGTCTGTTCCTGAAATAGAAATGGAGGAGGACAATGAAGCAGCCGAGAGGGGAGAGTTTGTTGAACTGGAGCTGGGGCCAGTGGAGATGGCAGTTTCTTTCCCTTGCAGGTACAAAAATGTGACCAGCCTAAGCCTCACGTTTTGCGGATGGGTAGCCTCCGGCCTCGTTTCGGAAATTGCACTGCATATGCAGGATGTAACGTCCTTAAACATCAGTGGTTGCACAAATATCAAAGGAGAATTCACCCTGGAACCGCTGCGACAAATGCAGAAACTCCGGATCCTGAGTGCCAACAACATGCATCCCAGCGTCGGAGGGTGGTTCCTGCAGTTCCTCAAGGGCTTGGTGGAGGTACACTGTAGGGAGAATCAAGGCATCTCCGACGAGGACATATGCGGTATGCTGCGGCAGTGCCCTGAAATAGCCATAGTCGACGTAGAGAGGTGCCAAAACATCGGCAAACCGGTACTAACTTGCGCCTACGAGGTAGTGACAAGGGCTCACAGGACCGAGCCAATACATTTATACATCGGAG GATTGCATTGCGAcaatgtgcaaacattatgggatttccctagtccaATGCAACCTGAGCACATACGTCCATAA